A genome region from Qipengyuania profundimaris includes the following:
- the gltX gene encoding glutamate--tRNA ligase, with protein MTITSRFAPSPTGRLHVGNIRTALHNRMLAKKAGGKFLLRIDDTDAERSREEYVDTIRADLAWLGLEPDGEERQSQRLAIYEAAFEALKDAGRVYPAYETAQELELKRKVQLGRGLPPIYDRTALAMSDAERSAKEAKGAVPHWRFKLDHDQPIAWDDGVRGAQKFDPAQLSDPVIRRADGSWLYMLPSAVDDLDMGVTDVLRGEDHVSNTAVQIQMFTALIAAQYPTQQMPRFAHEALLIGREGKLSKRLGSLGCDAFREQGIEPQAVIALLARLGTSLPVEPIADRQVLLETFDLSTFGRAPARFDDAELERINAALVHQLDFAEVAHRLPEGMDEAGWHAIRPNLSHVGEASEWWRLVTGPIDSPEFSDEDRLYLGEAAKALSWSEDPWQDLIAALKERTGRKGKQLFLPLRQALTGMDHGPDMGELLPLIGEERARERLDAAAAL; from the coding sequence ATGACCATTACATCCCGTTTCGCGCCGTCGCCGACCGGCCGCCTGCATGTCGGCAATATCCGCACCGCGCTGCACAACCGGATGCTGGCGAAGAAGGCGGGTGGCAAATTCCTGCTGCGGATCGACGACACCGATGCGGAGCGCAGCCGCGAGGAATATGTCGACACGATCCGCGCCGACCTTGCGTGGCTCGGTCTTGAACCGGATGGCGAGGAGCGGCAGTCGCAGCGGCTCGCGATATACGAAGCGGCGTTCGAGGCGCTGAAGGATGCGGGGCGCGTCTATCCCGCCTATGAGACCGCGCAGGAACTGGAACTGAAGCGCAAGGTCCAGCTCGGCCGCGGACTGCCGCCGATCTACGATCGCACCGCGCTGGCGATGAGCGATGCGGAGCGGTCGGCGAAGGAGGCGAAGGGCGCGGTACCGCACTGGCGCTTCAAGCTCGACCATGATCAGCCCATCGCGTGGGACGATGGCGTACGTGGCGCACAGAAATTCGATCCTGCGCAGCTGTCCGATCCGGTTATCCGGCGCGCGGACGGCAGCTGGCTCTACATGCTGCCGAGCGCGGTCGACGATCTCGATATGGGCGTCACGGATGTGCTGCGGGGCGAAGACCATGTCAGCAATACTGCCGTGCAAATACAGATGTTTACCGCACTAATTGCTGCGCAATACCCGACGCAGCAAATGCCGCGGTTCGCGCATGAGGCATTGCTGATCGGACGCGAAGGCAAGCTGTCCAAACGGCTTGGCTCGCTCGGCTGCGATGCCTTTCGCGAGCAGGGCATCGAGCCGCAGGCGGTGATCGCGCTGCTGGCCCGGCTCGGCACATCGCTCCCGGTCGAACCGATCGCGGATCGGCAGGTGCTGCTGGAGACATTCGACCTTTCGACCTTCGGCCGTGCCCCGGCGCGTTTCGACGATGCGGAGCTGGAGCGGATCAATGCGGCTCTGGTACACCAGCTCGACTTTGCCGAAGTCGCGCATCGCCTGCCCGAGGGAATGGACGAAGCGGGCTGGCATGCCATTCGGCCGAATCTCTCGCATGTCGGCGAAGCGTCGGAATGGTGGCGCCTGGTGACCGGCCCGATCGACTCGCCGGAATTCTCGGATGAGGATCGCCTCTACCTAGGCGAGGCCGCAAAGGCGCTGAGCTGGAGCGAGGACCCGTGGCAGGACTTGATTGCCGCGCTCAAGGAGCGGACCGGGCGCAAGGGCAAGCAGCTGTTCCTGCCGTTGCGGCAGGCATTGACGGGGATGGACCACGGCCCCGATATGGGCGAGCTTCTGCCGCTGATCGGCGAGGAGCGCGCGCGAGAGCGGCTGGACGCGGCCGCCGCGCTGTAA
- a CDS encoding putative bifunctional diguanylate cyclase/phosphodiesterase, producing MTYSGKTLVQALSLRWRLADARSGAAILLVPSFFAVFVIAFIFSDDVSPISLVAWAAVQFLFVGLLAALFVRMQLDEAPLARLQRRWRLIQFTQGLITAGWMAIFPYLTPVAGPREMSVLGIIATAVYCATLIVHRGSPRAATFHILALSGAFGWCAFLVAGWRSWPTFLLIGTFGAVLLAAVWLYERNFKRSVRSEIDRREAEETVRMLLNDYQEHTTDWLWTVGPNGNLRDVGPRLAAAFGSNIDALEGTPLAAYFDETDNRQQLIDYLTAGEPFRDLLVQIRVEGARRFWRLSAHPRQDGRMSGVARDVTDSRRAEEQIAYMAHFDSLTGLANRHQFDERLRNALRAKPSRSRNLALFYLDLDDFKSINDTRGHLTGDKVLRQVAARLGEEVRPSDIVARLGGDEFAILLESRAGVGMLIERAHRFLSAVREPLEVDGHLYRLSTSIGVARCSESECDAQELMRRADLALFAAKRKGRDTLALYEPAMDREARERRDLESDLREALSRGELRVHYQPVIDLDTAETTGYEALLRWHHPHRGLIGPNEFLDLAETTGLILPIGEWVIRQALAETAPWTGDFRIAINLSPTQVRSPQLVSQVAQAIHASGIDPGRIEFEITEHVLMQEGKRVPETLARLRELGTRIALDDFGTGYSSLSYLRRFPFDRIKIDRKFVEHVVEDNDSQAIVSSITRLADALGMSSTAEGIETREQLDLLRKLGCQEAQGFLICKPAPAETFATPEAVEAALTDHGPDVVDYRKAREAVLRKREGRVA from the coding sequence ATGACATATTCGGGCAAGACCCTTGTGCAGGCGCTGAGCCTGCGCTGGCGGCTGGCGGATGCGCGCAGCGGCGCGGCCATCTTGCTGGTGCCGTCCTTCTTCGCCGTTTTCGTCATCGCCTTCATATTTTCCGACGACGTCTCGCCGATATCTCTGGTCGCCTGGGCGGCGGTTCAGTTCCTGTTCGTCGGTCTGCTCGCAGCGCTCTTCGTCCGGATGCAACTCGACGAGGCGCCGCTCGCGCGATTGCAGCGTCGATGGAGGCTGATCCAGTTCACGCAGGGCCTGATCACGGCCGGCTGGATGGCGATCTTCCCCTACCTTACGCCGGTCGCGGGCCCCCGCGAGATGTCGGTTCTCGGGATCATCGCGACTGCGGTCTATTGCGCGACACTGATCGTTCACCGCGGCAGCCCCCGCGCGGCAACGTTTCACATTCTCGCCCTGTCCGGCGCATTCGGCTGGTGTGCTTTCCTCGTCGCCGGATGGAGAAGCTGGCCGACCTTCCTGCTGATCGGCACCTTCGGCGCCGTGCTGCTCGCGGCGGTCTGGCTATACGAGCGCAACTTCAAGCGATCGGTCCGCTCCGAGATCGATCGGCGCGAGGCCGAAGAAACCGTGCGCATGCTGCTCAACGACTATCAGGAGCACACGACCGACTGGCTGTGGACCGTCGGGCCCAACGGCAATTTGCGCGATGTCGGCCCGCGTCTCGCCGCAGCCTTCGGCAGCAATATCGACGCGCTCGAAGGCACTCCCTTGGCTGCATATTTCGACGAGACCGACAATCGCCAACAATTGATCGATTATCTGACCGCAGGCGAACCTTTCCGCGACCTTCTCGTCCAGATCAGGGTCGAGGGTGCAAGGCGCTTCTGGCGGCTCTCCGCCCATCCGCGTCAGGATGGCCGGATGAGCGGCGTGGCTCGCGACGTTACCGACAGCCGGCGAGCGGAAGAGCAGATCGCCTATATGGCGCATTTCGACAGTCTGACCGGCCTCGCCAATCGCCACCAGTTCGACGAGCGGTTGCGCAATGCACTGAGGGCCAAACCCTCCCGCAGCCGCAATCTGGCGCTGTTCTACCTCGATTTGGACGATTTCAAGTCGATCAACGATACGCGCGGACACCTCACCGGCGACAAGGTTCTACGTCAGGTAGCCGCACGCCTCGGCGAAGAGGTGCGTCCATCGGACATCGTGGCGCGGCTGGGCGGGGACGAGTTCGCCATCCTGCTCGAAAGCCGGGCGGGCGTGGGCATGCTCATCGAACGCGCGCACCGTTTCCTTTCCGCCGTGCGGGAGCCGCTGGAAGTCGACGGTCACCTCTATCGCCTGTCGACCAGCATCGGCGTCGCGCGTTGCAGCGAGAGTGAGTGCGACGCGCAGGAACTCATGAGGCGGGCGGACCTCGCCCTGTTCGCAGCTAAGCGCAAGGGACGCGACACACTAGCGCTGTACGAGCCCGCTATGGATCGCGAAGCGAGAGAGCGGCGCGATCTCGAAAGCGATTTGCGCGAGGCGCTCTCGCGTGGCGAGCTGCGCGTCCATTACCAGCCGGTGATCGATCTCGATACCGCGGAGACCACCGGATACGAGGCGCTGCTGCGCTGGCATCACCCGCATCGCGGCCTGATCGGGCCCAACGAATTTCTCGACCTCGCGGAAACGACCGGGCTGATCCTCCCGATCGGCGAATGGGTGATCCGCCAAGCCCTCGCCGAAACCGCGCCATGGACGGGCGATTTCCGCATCGCGATCAATCTTTCGCCGACACAGGTGCGCAGCCCGCAGCTCGTGTCCCAGGTTGCCCAGGCGATCCACGCCAGCGGTATCGATCCCGGGCGCATCGAATTCGAGATTACCGAGCATGTGCTGATGCAGGAAGGCAAGCGCGTCCCGGAAACGCTTGCGCGTCTGCGCGAGCTCGGCACACGGATCGCTCTGGACGATTTCGGCACCGGATACAGCTCACTCAGCTACCTGCGTCGGTTCCCATTCGATCGCATCAAGATCGATCGCAAGTTCGTGGAGCATGTCGTCGAGGACAACGATAGCCAGGCCATCGTTTCCAGCATCACCCGCCTTGCCGATGCGCTCGGTATGTCGAGCACGGCGGAAGGCATCGAAACGCGAGAGCAGCTCGACCTGCTGCGCAAGCTGGGCTGCCAGGAAGCGCAGGGTTTCCTGATCTGCAAGCCGGCTCCAGCGGAAACCTTCGCGACGCCCGAAGCGGTGGAAGCGGCGCTGACCGATCACGGCCCGGATGTGGTCGATTATCGCAAGGCGCGCGAGGCGGTGCTGCGCAAGCGCGAAGGCCGCGTCGCCTGA